The Deinococcus aerophilus DNA segment GTCAAGTATGGTCCGCCCTGATACGGTCCGACGCCGCCGATCGGCGATGTGTTCCAGCCCAGAACGGCGTCCCGCCAGACATATTCACGCCCGCTGGTCTGGTCGTTGAGCAGACGCTCGACGGGTTGCAGCGGAATGTTCAGCGAGGTGGTCAGGGCGGCCAGACCCAGAACCACCACGCCCGGCAGCAGCACCCACCAGCGCCTTTGTCGCCCGGCAAAGGCCAGCGCAGCCAGGCTTCCCACCCCCAGGGCGAGCAGCGGCCCCCGGCTCCCGGCCGCCAGCAAAGTGGCGAGGGCCAGTCCCCCGGCCGGAAGGCGCCACCACAACCGCCCTCCTCGCCAGAAAAGAACGAGCCACAGCGACACCACCGCCACCAGCCCCAGCGACACGACGTAGTAGTACGGATGCCCCAGGCGCTCCTGCACGCCTGCGAAGCCCAGGGTCAGCAGCGTGTAGCCCCAGGCTGTGGCGAAGATCACCAGTTGTCCCCAGAGCAATGGCCTGAGGTTGCGGCTGTTTCGCAGGTACACACCCGCCGCGATCATGCCCAGAATCAGCAGGGTACGGGCCGCCGCCAGCCCAAACGAGAGCAGCGGCTGGGGCGTGAACAGGGCCGCGATCAGCTGGGTGCTGGCAAAGAAAAAGAGAACACACCGCGCGGCTAGCGGCAACGTTCGCAAGCGGCTCAGGGCTCCCAGCGCGGCCAGGTACAGCGGTGGAAACACCGGAACCAGCGCGATCAGCCCGCCCACCCACTTTGGCAGAGTGAAGCTGGGGGCGGCCGGGGAAGAACTCACGCGCGCCAGTATAGGTGGCCAGTACAGGTGCAACAAAAAACCCCCGCCAGGGCGGAGGCTTTCAGTGGTGACCCCAACGGGATTCGAACCCGTATCGCTACCTTGAAAGGGTAGTGTCCTAACCGTTAGACGATGGGGCCACACCACTTCAGTTGTTCGGTTGCTGGCCCAGAGGACACAGATTCCGGTGACTGCCTTTCAAGGGGTGCCGTTTCCGGCACGCACAGAAAGATAGCCGCTGAGGTAAGGCCACGTCAAGGGGGGGGAGGGCGAGAGCGGGGAGATGGGGCCACCCCCCGCTCCGTCCCGGTCCCCAGGGCCAGGGGATTTACATGTGCAGCGCGCGCTTATCTGCCGCCAGGGCCGCTTCCTTGACCACCTCGCTGAGCGTGGGGTGGGCATGGATGGTGCGGGCGAGGTCCTCGCTGCTGCCTCCGAATTCCATGATCGCCACCGTTTCCCCGATCAGTTCCGAGACGTTGGGGCCCACCATATGGACACCCAGCAGCTTGTCGGTATCGGCGTCGGCGACCACCTTCACGAAGCCGCGCGTGTCGTTGTGGCCCAGGGCGCGGCCGTTGGCACTGAAAGGAAACTGCCCAGTCTTGACCCGGTGGCCCGCATCCGTGGCTGCCTTCTCGGTCAGGCCGGCCCAGGCGATCTCAGGGCTGGTGTAGATCACCCAGGGAATCACGTCGTAGTTGACGTGTCCGGCCTGTCCGGCGAGCATCTCGGCCAGGGCCACGCCCTCCTCCTCGGCCTTGTGGGCGAGCATCGCTCCGCCGATCACGTCGCCGATGGCATAGACGCCCGGCAGGTTGGTGCGGTAGTGGTTGTCCACCTTCACGAAGCCGCGCTCATCCAGCGCCAAGCCCACGGCGTCTGCACCCAGGCCCGCCGTGTGCGGCACGCGCCCGATGGACACGATCAGCTTGTCGTACTGCGCGGTCACTTCCTGGTCCTTCTCGGTGTAGGTAACGGTCACCCCGGCATCGTCCTGCTCGACCTTCGTGATCTTCACCCCGAAGTGGAAGTCCAGGCCCTGCTTCTTGAAGTGCTTGAGGGCCTCCTTGCTCACGGCGTCGTCGGCAGCCATCAGAAAGCCGGGCAGGGCCTCCAGAACCGTGACCTGCGCGCCCAGACGGCGCCACACGCTGCCCAGCTCCACACCAATCACGCCCGCGCCGATCACGCCCAGCCGGCCCGGAATTTCCGTGAATGCCAGGGCGCCGCTGTTCTCCACGATGTGGCCGCCAAAAGGGGCCAGCGGAAGTTCACGCGGGCTGCTGCCGGTCGCCACGATCACGTGCCGGGCCTTGACCTCTGTGCCGGCGGCGTTGACCACCCAGTCCTCGCCGTCCTGCCGGACCAGCTGGCCCAGTCCCGGGATGGAGGTCACCTTGTTCTTCTTGAACAGGTAGGCGATGCCGCCGGTGAGCTTGTCCACCACGCCGGTCTTGCGCGACAGCATCTTGGCGAGGTCAATGCTCGCGCCGGCGACCTGAATGCCGTGGTCGGCCGCGTCGTGCTGAATCATCTCGAACTTCTCGGAAGAATCCAGCAGGGCCTTGCTGGGAATGCAGCCCACGTTCAGGCAGGTGCCGCCCAGGGAGGGTTTGCCGTTCCGCGTGAAATCGTCCACGCAGGCGGTCTTGAAGCCCAGCTGCGCTGCCCGGATGGCCGCCACGTAGCCTGCCGGGCCGCCGCCAATCACCAACACGTCAAAGGAATCCATATCACCCCCGAGCGTAGCACCGCCCCCCACGCCGGATGGTGGCGCGTTCCTGCAGCGGGGACAGAACGCCTGCCCCCTGGGAAGGGCCCTGGATCACGCGCGGCGGTAGCGCTTGGTGGGCCGGCCCACGCTGGGGCCGACCGTCTCGGCCTGCACCTCGCCCTGGGCAAGCAGGTGTTCGAGGTAACGCCAGGCGGTCACGCGGCTCAGGCCCAGCTGCTGCCCCACCTCCGAGGCGCTCAGGCTGAGCTCGGACGGGTCCCACAGCGCGGCCGTGACGGGGGGCAGGGCGGCGATCAGGCGTGACTCGCGCAGCGACCGCTCGGCTTTGGGCAGGAGCTTGCGCTGCTGGCGATTCTGCTGCTGACGAGCAAGGGGGCGGCGGGCGTGACCGGCAGCGGCTTCGTGGTGCTCGCGGGGACCCTGGCCACCCTGGGCAGTGTGCCGGTGGCGGGCCTGGCACTGATCCTGGGCATTGACCGTTTCATGAGCGAGGGCCGCGCGATCACCAACATCATCGGCAACGGCGTCGCCACGCTGGTCGTGGCCCGCAGCGAGAACGCCGTGGACATGAACCGCCTGACCCGCGTGCTGGACGGTGAGCAGCT contains these protein-coding regions:
- a CDS encoding O-antigen ligase family protein, which encodes MSSSPAAPSFTLPKWVGGLIALVPVFPPLYLAALGALSRLRTLPLAARCVLFFFASTQLIAALFTPQPLLSFGLAAARTLLILGMIAAGVYLRNSRNLRPLLWGQLVIFATAWGYTLLTLGFAGVQERLGHPYYYVVSLGLVAVVSLWLVLFWRGGRLWWRLPAGGLALATLLAAGSRGPLLALGVGSLAALAFAGRQRRWWVLLPGVVVLGLAALTTSLNIPLQPVERLLNDQTSGREYVWRDAVLGWNTSPIGGVGPYQGGPYLTYLFRDGCQLTPTLERNDIQCPEALKRWTSVWLIAHNAWLHWLLETGILGTLGLLVVMAYALWRSAVAGDALTVAILYGFTAMNVVDVVIALPSPHFAELWWVAVGISLGPVKRGI
- the lpdA gene encoding dihydrolipoyl dehydrogenase, which gives rise to MDSFDVLVIGGGPAGYVAAIRAAQLGFKTACVDDFTRNGKPSLGGTCLNVGCIPSKALLDSSEKFEMIQHDAADHGIQVAGASIDLAKMLSRKTGVVDKLTGGIAYLFKKNKVTSIPGLGQLVRQDGEDWVVNAAGTEVKARHVIVATGSSPRELPLAPFGGHIVENSGALAFTEIPGRLGVIGAGVIGVELGSVWRRLGAQVTVLEALPGFLMAADDAVSKEALKHFKKQGLDFHFGVKITKVEQDDAGVTVTYTEKDQEVTAQYDKLIVSIGRVPHTAGLGADAVGLALDERGFVKVDNHYRTNLPGVYAIGDVIGGAMLAHKAEEEGVALAEMLAGQAGHVNYDVIPWVIYTSPEIAWAGLTEKAATDAGHRVKTGQFPFSANGRALGHNDTRGFVKVVADADTDKLLGVHMVGPNVSELIGETVAIMEFGGSSEDLARTIHAHPTLSEVVKEAALAADKRALHM